Proteins encoded by one window of Erysipelothrix rhusiopathiae:
- a CDS encoding phosphatidylglycerophosphatase A — protein MYDKCVALLKSRGVEISDIIECVVFLQKDYVEDIDSIDIKPIVNSVLNKREVQHALITGINIDISVENNNFGGNFIEDIIHRDEGLYGIDEVLAYGICNLYGSIALTNYGYIDKVKPGIIGTLNEHNNGTCNTFLDDIVGAIAASAASKLAHSQHQERNINK, from the coding sequence ATGTATGATAAATGTGTGGCATTGTTAAAGAGTCGTGGAGTAGAAATATCCGATATTATAGAGTGTGTTGTTTTTCTTCAAAAAGACTATGTTGAAGATATCGATTCGATTGATATAAAACCAATCGTTAACAGTGTATTGAATAAGCGTGAAGTCCAACATGCGTTGATTACCGGAATTAACATTGACATCTCTGTTGAAAATAATAATTTTGGTGGTAATTTTATCGAAGATATTATTCATCGAGATGAAGGACTCTATGGAATTGATGAGGTTCTTGCTTACGGGATTTGTAACCTCTATGGTTCAATTGCGCTCACAAATTATGGCTATATTGACAAAGTTAAGCCAGGCATAATCGGAACTTTGAACGAACATAACAATGGAACTTGCAATACATTCCTCGATGATATTGTTGGAGCAATTGCAGCTTCTGCAGCAAGTAAACTCGCTCACAGTCAACATCAAGAAAGAAACATTAATAAATAA